One window of the Oligoflexus sp. genome contains the following:
- a CDS encoding GMC oxidoreductase → MTSEISPTNASINRRKFLQFSALAGSLAALQGPEALAFQAPPKKFPDETREIVVIGSGFGGAISALRLVQSGKAVTIIEQGRRWDQPLARGTQRFSKNLYPDGRSTWLSPVTVIPLGPPLPIRKTTGVLQGRKLAGKMVLNGAAWGGGSITWGGVMVKPEKRIFERVFPKEITFEELQPYYDEVGRRLNRSTLPDDVRDADCYQHVRVAEAHNEKAGVRSEDVATSTDWDIVRQELRGEIPASLTAGEAVYGVNSGAKGSVDRSYLKEAEDSGLLEIRTLHRVSSIGQTAEGLYRVALEELNEDGDVIALRGILCRKLFLTAGSVSTTSLLVKAKAQGTLPALNDEVGQGWGNNGNAYALRLGIPESTGRVQGGPPALGLNVLDHPLTPVFIEHPQFPVGIDLHALMYFSIGLTPTRGSFRYVPERDEVVIDWPKNDAGQDVVNEVLLDTLKKLNQANGGWTSSVLTYLREKVKDDICYHPLGGCVIGKACDFYGRVKGYEGLYVNDGALMPGASGCCNPSFTISALAERNIAEIVAQDF, encoded by the coding sequence ATGACTTCAGAAATTTCACCCACGAACGCTTCGATCAACCGCCGTAAGTTCCTGCAATTCTCGGCTTTGGCTGGCTCCTTGGCCGCTCTGCAAGGGCCTGAGGCTCTGGCCTTTCAGGCTCCCCCGAAAAAATTTCCTGATGAAACCCGTGAGATCGTCGTGATCGGTTCCGGCTTTGGCGGAGCCATTTCTGCCTTGCGCCTTGTTCAAAGCGGAAAAGCGGTCACCATTATCGAACAGGGTCGGCGCTGGGATCAGCCGCTGGCCAGGGGCACGCAGCGTTTTTCGAAGAATCTTTATCCCGATGGGCGTTCGACCTGGCTGAGCCCCGTCACGGTCATTCCCTTGGGACCTCCGCTGCCTATTCGCAAAACGACCGGCGTCCTGCAGGGCCGAAAACTTGCGGGCAAAATGGTTCTGAATGGTGCGGCCTGGGGCGGTGGTTCAATCACCTGGGGCGGCGTCATGGTCAAGCCCGAGAAAAGAATTTTCGAACGCGTGTTTCCGAAGGAAATCACCTTCGAGGAACTGCAGCCCTATTATGATGAAGTGGGTCGTCGTCTGAATCGCAGCACGCTGCCGGATGACGTGCGCGATGCCGATTGCTATCAGCACGTGCGCGTGGCCGAGGCTCATAATGAAAAGGCCGGCGTTCGTTCTGAAGATGTGGCCACCTCCACCGATTGGGATATCGTGCGGCAGGAACTTCGCGGTGAAATCCCTGCGTCGCTGACGGCGGGCGAGGCGGTTTATGGCGTGAATAGCGGAGCCAAAGGCTCGGTCGATCGCAGCTATTTGAAAGAGGCCGAGGACAGCGGGCTTTTGGAAATCAGAACGCTGCATCGCGTGAGCTCGATTGGTCAGACTGCCGAGGGACTTTATCGGGTTGCTCTTGAAGAGCTGAATGAAGACGGCGATGTCATCGCTTTGCGCGGCATCCTTTGTCGGAAACTTTTTCTGACCGCGGGATCTGTCAGCACCACGAGCCTTTTGGTGAAGGCCAAAGCCCAGGGAACCTTGCCGGCTTTGAATGATGAAGTTGGTCAAGGCTGGGGCAATAACGGCAATGCCTATGCCCTGCGTCTCGGCATTCCCGAATCCACAGGCCGCGTGCAGGGTGGACCTCCGGCGCTGGGTCTGAATGTTCTGGATCATCCCCTGACGCCGGTTTTCATCGAACATCCGCAATTTCCGGTCGGCATTGATCTGCATGCTCTGATGTATTTCAGCATAGGTCTGACACCGACGCGCGGCAGCTTCCGCTATGTACCGGAAAGGGACGAAGTGGTGATCGACTGGCCGAAGAATGATGCGGGCCAGGACGTTGTGAACGAAGTTCTTTTGGATACGCTGAAGAAACTGAATCAAGCCAACGGCGGCTGGACGAGTTCGGTGCTGACCTATCTGCGCGAAAAGGTGAAGGATGATATCTGCTATCATCCGCTGGGAGGCTGCGTGATCGGCAAAGCCTGCGATTTTTATGGTCGCGTGAAAGGTTATGAAGGTCTTTATGTGAATGACGGCGCTTTGATGCCAGGGGCCTCAGGCTGCTGCAATCCTTCCTTTACTATCTCCGCTTTGGCCGAGCGAAATATCGCGGAGATCGTGGCTCAGGACTTTTAA
- the acs gene encoding acetate--CoA ligase, with translation MTDKRPQTITSVLHEERSFLPSKEFQAQARISSLEQYQKIREEAARDPEAFWGKKAREYLKWQKDFTRILDWKEPHAEWFADGKINASVNCLDRHVAAGLGEKTAIIWEGEPGDTRKISYAELLKDVCRCANALKQLGIKKGDRVTIYMPMVPEIAVALLACARIGATHSVVFGGFSAEALASRNNDAKARLVITADGSYRRGSVVPLKNNVDAALAHSPTVEKVLVLQRTKHDQQSPWIAGRDYDWHELMQKQSDVCPAEELDSEHPLFLLYTSGSTGQPKGILHTTGGFLLGVAMTFTEVFDHRPDDVYWCTADVGWVTGHSYVVYGPLANAATVVMYEGAPNHPDASRFWQIIEKYKVSIFYTAPTAIRSFIKWGDENVDKHDLSSLRLLGTVGEPINPEAWMWYRNKIGGGRCPIVDTWWQTETGAIMIAPLPGATPTLPGTATRPFFGIDVDVVDHDGNPVPDNTGGFLVVKKPWPSMLRTIYGDDERYRKQYWSHIKGMYFTGDGARRDEHGNFWIMGRIDDVLNVSGHRLSTMEIESALVSHDAVAEAAVVGRPDAIKGESISCFVTLEGKRQPTPDLKDELIQHVVKQIGALARPDDIRFTESLPKTRSGKIMRRFLRDIAAGRSAAGDMTTLEDFSVLERLRQVEEQDSV, from the coding sequence ATGACGGACAAACGCCCACAAACGATTACCAGTGTTTTGCATGAAGAACGCAGCTTTTTGCCCAGCAAGGAATTCCAGGCCCAGGCCCGCATATCATCTCTTGAGCAGTATCAAAAGATTCGTGAAGAAGCCGCCCGCGACCCCGAAGCTTTCTGGGGAAAAAAAGCCAGGGAGTACCTGAAGTGGCAGAAGGATTTTACCCGCATCCTCGATTGGAAGGAGCCGCACGCCGAATGGTTTGCGGATGGCAAGATCAACGCTTCCGTCAACTGTCTGGATCGTCATGTCGCGGCCGGCCTGGGCGAGAAGACCGCCATCATCTGGGAAGGTGAACCCGGTGATACCCGGAAGATCAGCTATGCCGAGCTTTTGAAAGATGTCTGCCGCTGCGCGAATGCTCTGAAGCAGCTTGGCATCAAAAAGGGCGATCGCGTGACCATCTACATGCCGATGGTTCCTGAAATCGCCGTGGCGCTCCTGGCCTGCGCGCGAATCGGAGCCACGCATAGCGTCGTCTTCGGTGGTTTCAGTGCGGAAGCCCTGGCCAGCCGGAACAATGATGCCAAGGCCAGACTCGTGATCACAGCGGACGGCAGCTATCGCCGCGGCAGCGTCGTGCCTTTGAAAAATAATGTCGATGCGGCTCTCGCGCATTCACCGACCGTGGAAAAAGTCCTGGTTCTGCAGCGGACGAAACATGATCAGCAGTCCCCATGGATCGCGGGCCGGGATTATGATTGGCACGAGCTGATGCAAAAGCAGAGCGATGTCTGCCCCGCCGAGGAGCTGGATAGCGAGCACCCGCTTTTCCTCCTTTACACATCAGGCAGCACCGGACAGCCGAAAGGCATTCTGCACACGACAGGGGGTTTCCTGCTGGGTGTGGCCATGACCTTTACGGAAGTCTTTGATCATCGACCCGATGATGTTTACTGGTGCACCGCCGATGTCGGCTGGGTCACGGGGCATTCCTATGTGGTTTATGGTCCGCTTGCCAATGCTGCGACCGTCGTGATGTACGAAGGCGCTCCCAATCATCCGGATGCGTCGCGCTTCTGGCAGATCATTGAAAAATACAAGGTCTCCATTTTCTATACCGCCCCGACCGCGATTCGTTCCTTTATCAAATGGGGCGATGAAAACGTCGATAAGCACGATCTTTCCTCGCTGCGTCTGCTCGGAACTGTGGGCGAGCCCATCAACCCCGAAGCGTGGATGTGGTATCGCAATAAAATCGGCGGCGGACGCTGCCCGATCGTCGATACCTGGTGGCAAACGGAAACCGGCGCGATCATGATTGCGCCGCTGCCTGGCGCGACACCGACCTTGCCCGGCACAGCCACGAGGCCTTTCTTTGGCATCGACGTCGATGTCGTGGATCACGATGGCAATCCGGTGCCCGATAATACCGGCGGTTTTTTAGTCGTCAAAAAACCCTGGCCCAGCATGCTGCGCACGATCTATGGCGATGACGAACGCTATCGCAAGCAGTACTGGTCGCATATCAAAGGCATGTACTTCACCGGGGATGGCGCGCGTCGCGACGAGCACGGAAACTTCTGGATCATGGGCCGCATTGATGATGTGCTGAATGTGTCCGGGCATCGCCTCTCGACCATGGAAATCGAAAGCGCGCTGGTCAGTCACGATGCAGTCGCCGAAGCCGCTGTGGTAGGCCGCCCCGATGCTATCAAAGGTGAAAGCATTTCCTGCTTTGTCACGCTGGAAGGCAAGCGTCAGCCGACACCGGACCTTAAAGATGAACTCATCCAGCATGTGGTGAAACAAATCGGGGCTTTGGCCCGGCCGGATGATATCCGCTTTACCGAGTCTTTGCCGAAAACCCGCTCGGGCAAGATCATGCGGCGCTTTCTGCGGGATATCGCCGCGGGTCGCAGTGCAGCCGGTGATATGACAACGCTCGAAGACTTTAGCGTTTTGGAACGCCTGCGGCAGGTCGAAGAGCAGGACTCAGTCTAA